The following are encoded together in the Ovis canadensis isolate MfBH-ARS-UI-01 breed Bighorn chromosome 2, ARS-UI_OviCan_v2, whole genome shotgun sequence genome:
- the PLA2G2E gene encoding group IIE secretory phospholipase A2 has product MKRPPLLTFLCLLVALAGGNLVQFGVMIERTTGKPALQYNDYGCYCGVGGARWPVDGTDWCCHAHDCCYGRLEKLGCEPKMERYLFSATRHSIFCAGRTSCQRRTCECDKKAALCFRRNLGTYDRKYAHYPNKLCTGPTPPC; this is encoded by the exons aTGAAGCGGCCCCCTCTTCTGACCTTCCTATGCCTCCTGG TGGCCCTGGCTGGCGGGAACCTGGTCCAGTTCGGGGTGATGATCGAGAGGACGACGGGGAAGCCCGCGCTGCAGTACAATGACTACGGCTGCTACTGCGGGGTCGGCGGCGCCCGCTGGCCGGTGGACGGGACAGACTG GTGCTGCCACGCCCACGACTGCTGCTACGGGCGCCTGGAGAAGCTTGGCTGCGAACCCAAGATGGAAAGGTACCTCTTCTCCGCCACCAGGCACAGCATCTTCTGTG CCGGCAGAACCAGCTGCCAGCGACGGACCTGCGAGTGTGACAAGAAGGCTGCGCTCTGCTTTCGCCGCAACCTGGGCACCTACGACCGCAAATACGCCCATTACCCCAACAAGCTGTGCACCGGGCCCACCCCCCCCTGCTAA